In Nocardioides jishulii, the DNA window TGCTGCTCAGCTGATCCGGTCGTGGACCAGCGGCGTGGCGACGAAGTCGGCGGCGGCGCCGATCTCCCAGCCGCCTTCCAACGACGCCAGGGCGCGGTCGAAGCGCTCCGGGGTGTCGGTCAGCAGGGTGAACAAGGGCTGACCGGCGGTGACTTCGTCACCCGGCCGGGCGTGCCACACGACACCGGCTCCCGCCTGGACGGCCTCGCCCTGCTTGGCGCGGCCGGCGCCCAGGCGCCAGGCGGCCATGCCGACGGCCATCGCGTCGAGGCGCGTCAGGGTGCCCGAGGTCGGGGCGGTGACGACGTGTGACTCCTTCGCCACCGGCAGGGGTGCGTCGGGGTCACCGTCCTGGGCACGGACCATGCGGCGCCAGACGTCCATCGCCGAGCCGTCGGCCAGCTTGTCGGCCGGATCGACGTCAGTGACACCGGCGCCGGCGAGCATCTCGCGGGCCAGGGCCAACGTCAGCTCCACCACGTCGGCGGGACCGCCACCGGCCAGTACGTCGACGGACTCGGCCACCTCGATCGCGTTGCCGGCGGTCAGCCCGAGCGGCGTGGACATGTCGGTGAGCAGGGCGACGGTGCGGACCCCGGCGTCCTTGCCGAGCTCGACCATCGTCGTGGCCAGCTCGCGAGCCCGGTCGAGGTCCTTCATGAAGGCGCCCGTGCCGACCTTCACGTCGAGGACGAGCGCCCCGGTGCCCTCGGCGATCTTCTTGCTCATGATGGAGGAGGCGATGAGCGGGATCGCCTCGACGGTGCCGGTGACGTCGCGCAGGGCGTAGAGCTTCTTGTCGGCCGGGGCGAGCCCGTCGCCCGCTGCACAGATCACCGCGCCGAGCTCCTCGAGCTGGTCGAGGATCTCGCGGTTGGAGAGCGTGGCGCGCCATCCCGGGATCGACTCGAGCTTGTCGAGCGTGCCGCCGGTGTGGCCCAGGCCGCGACCGGACAGCTGCGGGACGGCCACGCCGCAGGCCGCGACGAGCGGCGCCAGGGGCAGCGTGATCTTGTCGCCGACGCCGCCGGTGGAGTGCTTGTCGGCGGTCGGGCGCGAGAGGGTGGAGAAGTCCATGCGCTCGCCCGAGGCGATCATCGCCGCGGTCCAGCGGGCGATCTCGCGGCGGTCCATTCCGTTGAGGAGGATCGCCATCGCCAGGGCGGACATCTGCTCGTGGGCGACGTCGCCGCGGGTGTAGGCGTCGATCACCCAGTCGATCTGGGAGTCGGAGAGCTGGTGCCCGTCTCGCTTGGCGGTGATGACCTCGACTGCGTCGTGCGGCTGACTCATGGGCGCCAGCGTACGTTCCTGCTGCCCCACCGTGGCGAATCGAGAGGCCCTGCGGCGGCGCGCCGTCAGCGCGCCAGATCCTCCGGCCCGAAGGCGTCCGGCAGCACCTCGGTCATCGGGCGTACGCCCGCCACCGTCCACACCAGCAGGTCCTTGCCGCCGGCTTCCCACAGCAGCTGGCGGCACCGGCCGCACGGCATGATCACCTCTCCGCCGCCGTTCACGCAGACGAAGTGCGTCAGCCGCCCTCCCCCGGTGGCGTGCAGCTGGGAGACCAGGCCGCACTCGGCACACAGGGTCACCCCGTAGCCGGCGTTCTCGACGTTGCAGCCGACCACCACGCGGCCGTCGTCGACCAGGGCAGCGGCACCGACCGGGTAGCCGGAGTAGGGGGCGTACGCGCGCTTCGCCACGTCCCTGGCGGCCTCACGCAGGGCGGGCCACGGGCCCTCGTGCAGGTCTCCCACGGCGACTCCTCATCTCGTCTTCTTCGGTGTGGCGAAAACCACCGGCCCCAGCATGCGGCAAGGTCAACCACGCCTCAACACCGCGATTTGTCCACCCCTTGTCCACTCCTTGGGACCGACCGCGGGGGGTTCCGACTCGGTAACTATCACGCGCCCGCGCATTACCGCCACGTGAGGGCGCGTATCCTCCACTGCGATGACACGTGTCCCCGTTGACGGGGCCAACCCCTGGAGGAAGTAAGTGAAGATCAAGCGATCAGCCGCATTCGGTGGCCTCGTTGCGCTCAGCGCGTCCCTGCTCGTCGCGTGCGGCGACGCCCCGGACGACGACGCCAACAACGAGGCCAACTCGGACTACCTCCCGTGCATGGTCTCCGACTTCGGCGGCTTCAACGACAAGTCCTTCAACGAGATCAGCCACGACGGCCTGCTGGACGGCGCCAAGAAGCTCGGCGGCGAGTACAAGGACGTCGAGTCCAACACCGCTGACGACTACGCGCCCAACATCCAGGGTCTGGTCGACGAGGGCTGCGACATGGTCATCGGCGTCGGCTTCGAGCTCTCCGCCCCCGTCGTCGCGGCCGCCAAGGCCAACTCGGACCTCGACTTCGTCCTCATCGACGACGCGGCCGACGCCGACTTCGACGGCAAGACCGACGTGGACAACGTCAAGCCCCTCCTCTACAACACCGCTGAGGCCGCCTTCCTGGCCGGCTACGCGGCGGCCGACTACACCAAGACCGGCAAGGTCGGCACCTACGGTGGTCGTGGCTTCCCGACCGTGACCGTCTTCATGGACGGCTTCGCCCAGGGCGTGGAGTACTACAACAAGGAGAAGGGCAAGGACGTCAAGGTCGTCGGCTGGGACCGCAAGAAGCAGGACGGCTCCTTCACCGACGGCTTCGAGGCCGGCACCAAGGCGACCAACACCGCCCGCCAGATCCTCGAGCAGGACGTCGACGTGATCCTTCCGGTCGGCGGACCGATCTACGAGGGCGCCGTCACCGCCATCAACGAGGGCGACTACGACGCCGTGATCATCGGCACCGACTCCGACCTGTACAACAAGGACAAGAAGGCCGCCCCGCTGGTCTTCACCTCCATCCTGAAGGGCATGGACCTCTCCACCTCGCAGGCCATCGTGGCCGCCGGTGAGGGCGAGTTCGACGCGACGCCGTACATCGGAACGCTGGAGAACGAGGGCGTCGGCATCGCTGACTTCCACGACTACAGCGACAAGATCTCCGACACCCTGCAGAAGGAGCTGGACGACCTGGAGGCCGCGATCATCGCCGGCGACATCAAGGTCGAGTCCTACCTCAACCAGTGACACCGCGGCGACGACGTCCGCGTCGTCGCCTCCGTGCCGTGCCGGTGGGTCCTGCGACCCACCGGCACGGTGACCGGCCGCCTCGGGCGGCACTTCCCGCGTCCCTGAGGAACCTGTTCCATGCACTTGGCACTGCGCAACGTGACGAAGCGCTTCGGCTCGCTCGTGGCCAACGACCGGATCTCCTTCACCGTCGAACCCGGTGAGATCCACTGCCTGCTCGGCGAGAACGGAGCCGGCAAGTCCACGTTGATGAACGTGCTGTACGGCCTGTACGCCGCCGACGAGGGCGAGATCCTCATCGACGACGAGGTCCAGAACTTCTCCGGTCCCGGCGACGCGATCGCCGCCGGCATCGGCATGGTGCACCAGCACTTCATGCTCGTGCCCACCTTCACCGTCGCCGAGAACGTCGTCCTCGGCAACGAGTCCACCGGTTTCGCCGGCTCCCTCGACCTCGAGCAGGCACGCCAGCGCGTCCGCGAGATCTCCGCACGCTTCGGCTTCCACGTCGACCCTGACTCCGTCGTCGAGGACCTGCCGGTCGGCGTGCAGCAGCGCGTCGAGATCATCAAGGTGCTCTCCCGTGACGCGAAGGTGCTCGTCTTCGACGAGCCCACCGCGGTGCTGACCCCGCAGGAGACCGACGAGCTGATGGCGATCATGCGCCAGCTGCGCGACGAGGGCACCGGCATCGTCTTCATCACCCACAAGCTCCGGGAGGTCCGCGCCGTCGCGGACCGGATCACCGTCATCCGCCGCGGCAAGGTGGTCGGCGAGGCCTCCCCCAGGGCCGAGAGCGCCGAGCTGGCCGCACTGATGGTCGGTCGTCCCGTCGAGCTCACCGTGCACAAGGACGCTCCCCGACTGGGCGAGGACGCCCTCGTGGTGAGTGACCTCGTCGTCTCCGACGAGAGCGGCCTGGTGCACGTCGACAACGTCAGCTTCACCATCCGCGGCGGGGAGGTCCTCTGCGTCGCCGGTGTCCAGGGCAACGGCCAGACCGAGCTCGCCGAGGCCATCCTGGGCCTGCAGAAGCGGGTCTCGGGATCCATTCGCCTCGACGGCCAGGAGCTCGTCGGTCGCACCGTGCGCAAGACGCTCGAGGCCGGGGTCGGCTTCATCCCCGAGGACCGTCAGACCGACGGGTTGGTCGGTGAGTTCAGCATCGCCGAGAACCTCATGCTCGACCGCAGCCACGGGCTGCCCTTCGTGCGTCGCGGCACCGTCCAGCGCGCCACCCTGCGCGACTTCGCCGAGAAGAAGCTGCGCGAGTACGACGTACGCGCCCCCGGCATCGCCTCCCACGCCGCCACGCTGAGCGGTGGCAACCAGCAGAAGGTGGTCGTCGCCCGCGAGCTCTCCCGGGACCTCCGCGTGCTCGTGGCCGCACAGCCGACCCGCGGCGTCGACGTGGGGTCCATCGAGTTCATCCACCAGCAGATCGTGGCGGCGCGTGACACCGGGATCCCGGTGATGGTCATCTCCGCCGAGCTCGACGAGGTGGTCGCACTCGCCGACCGGATCATGGTCCTCTACCGCGGCCAGGTGGTCGGCATCGTCCCGGCCGACACCCCCCGTGACGTCCTCGGCCTGATGATGGCCGGCGAACGACCTGCAGGAGTTGAAGCATGACCAGCGACGAGCGCCCTCCCTCCGGTTCGGAGTCCGAGCCGGTAGTGGCCCCCGACGTGAGCTACGGAGAGCCGACCGGGCCCAGCACGGCGGAGAACCCGTCGGGCGCCCCGGCGGAGCTCACCCCCGGCCGTTGGCGAGGGGTGGCCCGCGACGTCACCCAGGGCAACGGTCTCGTGGCCGTCCTGTCCGTCCTGGTGGCCCTGTTCATCGGCTCGTTGCTGATCATCGCCAGCGACCCCGACGTGCACGAGACCTTCGGCTACCTCGCCGCCCGTCCCGGTGACTTCTTCGTCGCCTCCTGGGAGTCGGTGCGTGACGCCTACTCCGCGCTCTTCCGCGGTGCGGTCTGGAACTCGCGGGCCCCCGAGTTCGAGGGGCAGATCCGCCCGCTGACCGCCACGCTGAAGTTCGCGGCTCCCCTGATCCTCGGTGGGCTCGGGGTCGGCCTCGCCTTCCGCACCGGCCTCTTCAACATCGGTGGTCGCGGCCAGATGCTGCTCGGTGGTGCGGCGGCAGGCTGGGTCGTCCTCGCCTGGACTCCCCCGCAGTGGTCTCTCCCGTCGTTCCTCTTCTGGGTGCCTGCGTGGCTGGACCCCACCGAGTGGATCCACCCGGGCGCCGGCGTCCTGGCGGCGATCGTCGTCGGTGGCCTCTGGGGCGCCCTGGCCGGACTTCTCAAGGCCCGGACCGGTGCCCATGAGGTGATCGTGACGATCATGCTCAACTACGTGGCGCTCTACCTGGTCGCCTACGCCCTCAGCAAGCAGGAGCTCCTCCAGGCGCCGGGGGGCGGGCAGCCGAAGTCCTCACCCATGCCTGAGTCCGCGCTGCTGCCCCAGATGCTGGGCGACAAGCACACGCTCCACTCAGGATTCGTGATTGCGCTCCTGGCCGTCGTCGCCGTCTGGTGGCTGCTCAACCGCTCCGCGATCGGCTACCGCTTCCGGGCGGTCGGGGAGAACCCCAGCGCCGCCCAGACCGCCGGCATCAGCGTGGCCCGCGTCTACGTGGGGGTCATGTTCATCTCCGGCGCCCTGCTCGGGCTCGCAGGCGTCAACCAGGTCCTCGGCACCACCACCACCGGTGTCACCGAGGGGTTGGACGCCGGCATCGGCTTCGACGCCATCACCGTCGCGCTCCTGGGCCGCTCGAGCCCGGTGGGCATCCTCTTCGCCGGACTCCTCTTCGGCGGTCTGCGGGCAGGCAGCTTCACCATGCAGACCTCGGAGGGCATCCCCACCGACATCATCCTGGTGATCCAGTCCCTCATCGTCCTCTTCATCGCCGCTCCTCCCCTGGTGCGCGCCCTCTTCCGCCTGCCCTCCAAGGAGGCCAAGTGAGCACCGCGACCGCCCCCACCGCGGACGACACCCCCAAGGTCATCGACGTCGTCAGTCCGAAGACGCTCGTCGTCTTCGCCCTGGCAGTCGTGGCCCTGACCGCCATGCAGCTCTTCGGCACCCAGGAGGGCAGCTCGACCTTCCGGTTCGCCACCTCCACCGACTTCTTCGCGATCCCGAACCTCACCGTGCCGACCACGGCGACGGTCTGGGTCCTGGTCGCGGTCCTCGCGGTGATCACCGCTGAGTCCCTCCGTCGGCTCCTGGCGCACCGGCGTACGCCGGGATGGCTGATCGCCGTCTTCGCCGTGGTGGCCATGACTGCCTTCCTCACGTGGTCAGGCGCCGGTGCCACCCTCCCGGTCGTGGGGCTCTTCTCCGGCACCATCCTGCTGGCGGTGCCGCTGGTCTTCGGCGCCATGGGCGGCGTCCTCGGCGAGCGCGTCGGCGTGGTCAACATCGCGATCGAGGGCCAGCTGCTGGCCGGCGCCTTCACCGCCGCGGTGGTGGCCTCGATGTTCGGGTCCGCGTGGGCGGGCGTCCTCGGCGCCATGGTCGCCGGCGCCCTGGTCGGTCTGGTCCTGGCCGTCTTCGCGATCACCTACTGGGTGGAGCAGGTGATCGTCGGTGTCGTGCTCAACGTCCTGGTCATCGGCTTCACCAACTTCATGTTCGGCCAGGTCCTCACCGAGAACGCCGACACCCTCAACTCCCCGGAGCGCCTCACCCCGTGGGCCGTGCCGCTGCTGAGCGACATCCCCCTGGTGGGCCCTGTCCTCTTCAAGCAGTCGCCGCTCGTCTACCTGCTGTACGTGGTGGTGGCGGTCCTCGCGTGGTCGCTCTACAAGACCAAGTGGGGTCTGCGGGTCCGCGCCGTGGGTGAGCACCCGAAGGCTGCCGACACGGTCGGCATCAAGGTCATCGCCACCCGCTACCGCACCGTGATCCTGGCCGGCGCCATCGCCGGGGTCGGCGGCGCGTTCTACTCGCTCGTCGCTGTCCAGGGCTTCAACCGCGAGATGACCGGTGGAGCCGGCTACATCGCGCTGGCCGCCGTCATCTTCGGCAAGTGGGACCCCATCAAGGCGACCTTGGCTGCGCTGCTGTTCGGCTTCGCCAGCAACCTGCAGGGCACCCTGAGCGTCATCGGCGCGCCGGTGCCGAGCGAGTTCATGCTGATGCTGCCCTACCTCGTCACCCTCCTGGCCGTGGCGGGCTTCGTCGGCAAGTCCCGTGCGCCAGCAGCCACGGGCATCCCCTACCGCAAGTCCTGACGCCACCCGGCGCCGGTCCCGCACCGGCGCCGGGGGCTCCAGCGCGTGCGGGTGGCCTGTCTACGCGTCCGACTCGAGGGACGCTTCCAGTGCCGCTTCGGCGAGCACCCTGGCGCCAATGGCGACGGCACGCTCGTCCACACGCAGGTCGCCCTGGTGCAGGTCGTACGTCGGGCCACCCGGCGTACGCGTGCCAAGGCGGCCCATGGCACCCGGCACCCGGTCGAGGAACCAACCGAAGTCCTCGCCACCGAGGCTCTGGACCGTGGGCACCGCGCCCTCCTGGCCCAGCGCGGTCTCGACGGCGCGGGTCAGGACGAGCGTGGAGAAGTGCTGGTTGACCACGGGCGGAACGCCGCGCTGGTAGGCCACCTCGGCCACGACCCCGTAAGGGCTCACGATCTGGTGGACGATCTCGGAGACGGTGTGCTCGGCCTCGGCCCAGGCCAGGGCGTCGAGCATGCGCACCGTACCGGCGATCACGCCGGTCGCGGGGATCACGTTGGGGGCAGACCCCGCCTCGACCTTGCCCCAGACGACACTGACGCCAGCCCGCGGGTCGAGCCTGCGCGACAGCACGGCGGGCAGTTCGGTGATGAGCTTGCCCAGCGCGAAGGTCAGGTCCTGGGTCAGGTGCGGACGCGAGGTGTGACCGCCCTTGCCGCGCAGCGTCACCTTCAGCATGTCGGCGGCACCCGTCAGCGGTCCTTCGCGCAGGCCCACCTGACCCACGTCCAGGCTGGGGTCGCAGTGCAGGCCGAAGACCTGGGACACGTCGTCGAGCACGCCCTGGGCGATGAGGTCGAGGGCACCGCCCGGCATGACCTCCTCGGCAGGCTGGAACAACAGGCGTACACGGCCGCGCAGCAGCCCGGCGTCCCGCACCGCCGCGAGGGCGTGGCCCGCGCCGAGCAGTGCCGTGGTGTGCACGTCGTGCCCGCAGGCGTGGCTGACGCCGGGCACCGTCGAGCTCCACTCGTCCGTGGTCAGGTCCGTGACCGGAAGGGCATCGAGGTCACCCCTCAGCGCGATGACCGGACCGCTCTCCCCCACCTCCGCGACGAGGCCGCTGCGCGGGAGGCGGCGCACCCTGAGACCAGCCGCCTCGAGACGCTGGGCCACGAGCTCCGTGGTCCTGGTCTCGCGCCAGGACAGCTCCGGGCGTCGGTGGAGGTCGCGTCGGAACTCCAGCAGGTCGGACTCGATCGTTCGGATCACGCCCGCGACGACGGAGCTCGCGTCGAGCGGGGAGGGGTGCAGGGCAGAGGAAGACATCAGCTCCACTCTAGTTGTCACCAGGTCTCCGGGTGCGGGATCGAACCGGGGACCGCGGTGGCACGGTCAATTGGGCAGCCGTCAGTTGACCTCGGTCACGAGGGCCTGCGAGCTGGACACCGGGATGTTGGTGACTGCGCCCAGGGCGCGACCCGGCAGGTCACCGGACTCGCCGGTGTTCGACGTCCACTCGGCCCGCCACTCGCTCCGCGTCCTCACCGGGATCCCCTCGGCACCGGACGTCCTGGTGAACTCCACGGTGCAGGCCTGCGACTCCGGCACGCCGGGGCCCCACGCCTGCGTGGCCATGGCCGACGAGCAGTTCTTGGCGCCGTCGGGCCACGTGACGTGGATGCCGTCGGTCCGCGCCACGACGGTCACGGTCACGTCGCCAGCCGTCGCCTCGACCGTGCGTACGCCCACGGCTTCGGTGTCGTCGACCCAGACCCAGGTGGGGAGGTTGACCATCGCAGCCCCTGCGCGGTGGCGGATCTTCGGGTTCCACTCCAAGGTCGGCTCCTCGAGCCGCATCACGCGGTAGGCGTACTCGGCGAGGACCTCGGGGTCGACCTTGGGCTCTGGCGGGTTTCCGGCAGGGAACCACCGGAGTGTGACCATGACCGGATCGCCGTTGTAGAGCGTGGGGTTCTGGTGGGTGCAGTTGGCCTTCGTCAGGACTTCGGCGCGACCGGCAAGGTCCGTCGGAGCGCCATTCGTCCTCATCGAGTACCACGTGACGTCGTCCCCACGCGTCTCAGCGTCGATGGCCCTGTCGAACTCATCCTCGCCGTCGACCGAGAGCAGGCCCGCGTAGGCGTGCCCGGTGGGGCGGCCGCCGCGTTCGAACCAGTAGTCCTTGACGTCTTCGGGGTCAGTGGCGTCACCGTACGGCGTCCCCGGCCACTCCTCCCACCAGCACAAGGCGGGCGGTCTGGGGAGGGAGAGCGCCAGACCCGGGTCGTAGTCGTACCTGAGGTCCACCGCCACGGCTCGGTAGCCGTCTGACGTGGTCTCGCCCGCGCTGGCGCCCTTCGGGGTGGCCAGGTCAGCGTGGGCCGCTCCGGGGGTGGCCAACGTCAGCGCCAGACCAGCAACCCCAGCGCCGGCACCCAGCCGCCCCAGCCACTGCTTCATGAGTCCCATTCAGTTGACCTCCGTCACGAGGGCCTGGGAGCTGGACACCGGGACGTAGGTGGTCTCGGAGACCGTGCGATCCGGGAACGTGTCCCCCTCGCCGCCTCCGGTCCACGAGGCCGTCCAGGGCACGGTGGCGGTCACCGCGAAGCCGCCCCTCACCTTGTAGGACTCCTTGGAGAAGCTCACCGTGCAGGCCGACGACTCCTCGCGCCCGGGCGAGTACGTCGTGGTGGCTCGGTCGGGGCTGCACACCGCCGACCCCGCCTCGGAACGCACCCGCATCGTGCCGGGCTGGGCAGTGACCGTCACGCTGACGTCCCCGACGCTGGCGGTGACGCTGCGGGTGTCCACCGACTCGGGGTCACGGACCCACATCCAGGTCGGGAGGTTCACCAGGGCCGCGTTGCCCTGGGCGCTGATCTTCGGGTTCCAGTCGAGCTCGGGCCGCACCAGGTTCATGACGGAGTACGCGTACTCCGCCAGCATGCGCACGTCGATCACCGGCTCGGCCGGCGGTGTCTGGAACGGGCCGAAGCGATAGCTCAGCGGGACGTTCCCGACCATCGGTCCACCGGTCATCGTGGTGCAGCCGGAGGCCACGACCTCGTCAGCGGGCATGTTCTGCGGGTTCGTCACCAGCTTGTACCAGGTGACGCCGTCGCCGACTTCGTCCTGCTCGATCGCGTCGTCGAAGGCATCCGGGTAGCGGCTGGCTGCCATGTAGTAGGGCCCTCCGCCTGCGCTGGAGGGACCGTGGGACGCCATGAACCGGAAGAACCAGTCCTTCACCTCGACGGCGTTGTGCGGGTCCGGAGCTTCGAGCTCGGTCCACCAGCACTTGGGCGCCGGGCGTGGGACCCGGGCAGCCAGGCCGACCGAGTAGTCACCGGTGAGCTTGATCGCGTAGGCGTAGTACCCGTCATCCGTCTCGCCCCCACCCGCTGCTCCCTTGGGGGTGGCGAGGTCCGCGTGCGCCGCTCCTGGCGTGGCCAACGTCCACGCCAGGGCTGCGGCTCCCAGCAGTCCGATCCACGTCCTCATGCGTCCCCTCCCACTCACGGCCATCCCACCCGCTCTGCTGACGATCGGTGGCCAGTCTGCCCCGACCGCTCGGATTGCACACCCCTCGGTCGCACGAGTTCAGGAGTCCTTCCCACGGTCAGTTCACTCCGGTCACGATCGACTGCGTGCTGACCACTCGGATCGTGTCCTGGGCAGTGATGGTCCTCGGGTCGAACGTCCCGCCCTCCCCTGTGCTGGCCGTCCACGTGGCACGCCACGTGGTGGAGGCCCGGAGATCGAAGCCATCCCGCAGCCCATGGGACTCGCGG includes these proteins:
- a CDS encoding thymidine phosphorylase; the protein is MSQPHDAVEVITAKRDGHQLSDSQIDWVIDAYTRGDVAHEQMSALAMAILLNGMDRREIARWTAAMIASGERMDFSTLSRPTADKHSTGGVGDKITLPLAPLVAACGVAVPQLSGRGLGHTGGTLDKLESIPGWRATLSNREILDQLEELGAVICAAGDGLAPADKKLYALRDVTGTVEAIPLIASSIMSKKIAEGTGALVLDVKVGTGAFMKDLDRARELATTMVELGKDAGVRTVALLTDMSTPLGLTAGNAIEVAESVDVLAGGGPADVVELTLALAREMLAGAGVTDVDPADKLADGSAMDVWRRMVRAQDGDPDAPLPVAKESHVVTAPTSGTLTRLDAMAVGMAAWRLGAGRAKQGEAVQAGAGVVWHARPGDEVTAGQPLFTLLTDTPERFDRALASLEGGWEIGAAADFVATPLVHDRIS
- a CDS encoding cytidine deaminase yields the protein MHEGPWPALREAARDVAKRAYAPYSGYPVGAAALVDDGRVVVGCNVENAGYGVTLCAECGLVSQLHATGGGRLTHFVCVNGGGEVIMPCGRCRQLLWEAGGKDLLVWTVAGVRPMTEVLPDAFGPEDLAR
- a CDS encoding BMP family lipoprotein, yielding MKIKRSAAFGGLVALSASLLVACGDAPDDDANNEANSDYLPCMVSDFGGFNDKSFNEISHDGLLDGAKKLGGEYKDVESNTADDYAPNIQGLVDEGCDMVIGVGFELSAPVVAAAKANSDLDFVLIDDAADADFDGKTDVDNVKPLLYNTAEAAFLAGYAAADYTKTGKVGTYGGRGFPTVTVFMDGFAQGVEYYNKEKGKDVKVVGWDRKKQDGSFTDGFEAGTKATNTARQILEQDVDVILPVGGPIYEGAVTAINEGDYDAVIIGTDSDLYNKDKKAAPLVFTSILKGMDLSTSQAIVAAGEGEFDATPYIGTLENEGVGIADFHDYSDKISDTLQKELDDLEAAIIAGDIKVESYLNQ
- a CDS encoding ABC transporter ATP-binding protein, which gives rise to MHLALRNVTKRFGSLVANDRISFTVEPGEIHCLLGENGAGKSTLMNVLYGLYAADEGEILIDDEVQNFSGPGDAIAAGIGMVHQHFMLVPTFTVAENVVLGNESTGFAGSLDLEQARQRVREISARFGFHVDPDSVVEDLPVGVQQRVEIIKVLSRDAKVLVFDEPTAVLTPQETDELMAIMRQLRDEGTGIVFITHKLREVRAVADRITVIRRGKVVGEASPRAESAELAALMVGRPVELTVHKDAPRLGEDALVVSDLVVSDESGLVHVDNVSFTIRGGEVLCVAGVQGNGQTELAEAILGLQKRVSGSIRLDGQELVGRTVRKTLEAGVGFIPEDRQTDGLVGEFSIAENLMLDRSHGLPFVRRGTVQRATLRDFAEKKLREYDVRAPGIASHAATLSGGNQQKVVVARELSRDLRVLVAAQPTRGVDVGSIEFIHQQIVAARDTGIPVMVISAELDEVVALADRIMVLYRGQVVGIVPADTPRDVLGLMMAGERPAGVEA
- a CDS encoding ABC transporter permease — protein: MTSDERPPSGSESEPVVAPDVSYGEPTGPSTAENPSGAPAELTPGRWRGVARDVTQGNGLVAVLSVLVALFIGSLLIIASDPDVHETFGYLAARPGDFFVASWESVRDAYSALFRGAVWNSRAPEFEGQIRPLTATLKFAAPLILGGLGVGLAFRTGLFNIGGRGQMLLGGAAAGWVVLAWTPPQWSLPSFLFWVPAWLDPTEWIHPGAGVLAAIVVGGLWGALAGLLKARTGAHEVIVTIMLNYVALYLVAYALSKQELLQAPGGGQPKSSPMPESALLPQMLGDKHTLHSGFVIALLAVVAVWWLLNRSAIGYRFRAVGENPSAAQTAGISVARVYVGVMFISGALLGLAGVNQVLGTTTTGVTEGLDAGIGFDAITVALLGRSSPVGILFAGLLFGGLRAGSFTMQTSEGIPTDIILVIQSLIVLFIAAPPLVRALFRLPSKEAK
- a CDS encoding ABC transporter permease yields the protein MSTATAPTADDTPKVIDVVSPKTLVVFALAVVALTAMQLFGTQEGSSTFRFATSTDFFAIPNLTVPTTATVWVLVAVLAVITAESLRRLLAHRRTPGWLIAVFAVVAMTAFLTWSGAGATLPVVGLFSGTILLAVPLVFGAMGGVLGERVGVVNIAIEGQLLAGAFTAAVVASMFGSAWAGVLGAMVAGALVGLVLAVFAITYWVEQVIVGVVLNVLVIGFTNFMFGQVLTENADTLNSPERLTPWAVPLLSDIPLVGPVLFKQSPLVYLLYVVVAVLAWSLYKTKWGLRVRAVGEHPKAADTVGIKVIATRYRTVILAGAIAGVGGAFYSLVAVQGFNREMTGGAGYIALAAVIFGKWDPIKATLAALLFGFASNLQGTLSVIGAPVPSEFMLMLPYLVTLLAVAGFVGKSRAPAATGIPYRKS
- a CDS encoding amidohydrolase, translated to MSSSALHPSPLDASSVVAGVIRTIESDLLEFRRDLHRRPELSWRETRTTELVAQRLEAAGLRVRRLPRSGLVAEVGESGPVIALRGDLDALPVTDLTTDEWSSTVPGVSHACGHDVHTTALLGAGHALAAVRDAGLLRGRVRLLFQPAEEVMPGGALDLIAQGVLDDVSQVFGLHCDPSLDVGQVGLREGPLTGAADMLKVTLRGKGGHTSRPHLTQDLTFALGKLITELPAVLSRRLDPRAGVSVVWGKVEAGSAPNVIPATGVIAGTVRMLDALAWAEAEHTVSEIVHQIVSPYGVVAEVAYQRGVPPVVNQHFSTLVLTRAVETALGQEGAVPTVQSLGGEDFGWFLDRVPGAMGRLGTRTPGGPTYDLHQGDLRVDERAVAIGARVLAEAALEASLESDA